In Paludibaculum fermentans, the genomic stretch GTAGGGAATTCGGGTGGGCGCCGCCGCGATAGTGCCCGCTCAGAACATCCATGAGGTTTCCCTCCACGACCACGGCGGCCGCGCGGTACGCACCCAGCCGGCTCAACTCCCGATAGAAGCGCGTCCGGCTGTGGATGACGGTAGAGACAAAATCCGGCAGTGACTTCCGCTCCACCGCCACAATGGACTCCATTCCCGCCAGCGAATAGTCACCTGCCGGGAGTGCGTGGCGGATCACCCGCACCCGCCCCGCATCGAAGCCGTACGGCTCCTGCTCCCGCGTATCCACCACAATCGGCACCAGCCCGTCGTCAGAACGGGACACCGTCATCTCCGGCGAGTCCCTTCACCGGCTTCATCGCTGTCTGGGTGGTGATGCGCCGGTTGAAGAAGATGTTCTCGTTGTCACCCTTCGTCTTCTTGGTGACCTCGAGTTTGACGTCCAGCAGCTTGCCGAGATTCTTCTGCAGCTCGGAGAGACGGTCGAGGTCCAGGCCGCAGATGTGAAGATCGGTCTTCACGTACTTCAGCGTGTTGTGGGTGATGACGCTGTTGCGCCATAGAATGCGATTGCCGTGGCGTGGGGCAATGATGCGGAGCATCCACCGCAGCATCGGGTTGCCGGTGCTCTGCGCCTCAACCAACTCCACCTTCTCCACGTTCACCTGGTACTTGCCGTCTGGCACGCTCTCAAAGTCGTCGCGCTCGTCGGCCTGTTCGTTCCGAAACTCCTCGTCGAACTGCGAGAGATCGATAGATCCACGTCTCGTCATGGTTGTTGTCTCCTTTTCACTTCGTGGCAGCCGCTGCGGGCTTTGTCGGCGCGGGCTTCGGGTTGTTCACCGCAGGCGCCGCACCATAGGCCTCGTAGAATTTGGCGAAGTCCAGATCGATGGTCTCGGGCAAACGGCCCGTGCGGTCACCGGCTTCGTGGTACAGGCTCGGCTTCGTCCGGATCACGCGGCGGAGGATCTGGCTGCCGTCTTCACCGGTAGTCGGCTCGAGGTCGCAGAACAGAACCATGTCGGCCATGCCGAGCACGATCTTGCGTGCCTTGTCAGGTAGGGTCGGCACGACGCGGACGTACTTACCGGTCCGCGAGTCCATCTCGACTTCCTTCGCGTGCGAGATGAGGAACAAGCCGTAGGGCAGGAAAGCGAGTTTGGTCAGCACCCGCTGGAACTCGTTGTTGACGATGGCGTATCCCTTGCCGTAACCGAGATCCGACTCGTGCTCGATCTTGAACTTCTTGAGAATGTAGTCCGTGCAGAACTTGTACGCGTTGTCGATCGTGTCGATGATCACGGTCTTGAACGGGTGCTTGCCTTCGACGATCTCGGCGCAGGCGATCAGCAGATCGTCCCAGGACAGGATGGGCGCCTGGAAAACATCCAGGGCATTCAGTCCGGGTTCGGTGGCGAGGAACAACGCCCCTTCCGCCTGAGAGCAGAGCGTCGTCTTGCCGATTTTGGTTTGCCCGTAGACCAGCACGGTCAGATCCGAGAGGCCGGTTTTGGGCGGTGTCTTTGCAGTGGGAAGCATGGGCATCGTTTGTCCTTTCAAAAAGCTGGTTCGGCTTCGCGCAGTTCTTCGTGCGGGGCCGCGATCTCGAAGAAGTTGTCGATGACGTTCGGGTTGCCATTCGACCGGCAGATGGCGAAGTACGCGCACGGCCGGTTGTGGTGGAAACAGAAGGAGGTGTTCTGGTAGAAGACCTTGTGGTTGCGGGCGCGCAGGAACTCCTGCGTCAGTTGCCACAGTTCCTCGCGGAGGATGTCGAAGCGTTCCCGCGAGAGGTACAGCGTTTCGCGGTGGAACATCTCCGGATCGGCGTACTTCTCCGCCAGCCGCGCCTGGAATTCCTCGTCGGACTCCGGCATCTTCCGCTTTGCCGTGGATGTGCCGCTCTTGGATTTCGCGATCAGTTCCGAACGGCGCGTCTGATATTCATCCTCGGTCTCACCTCTGCTCTGCTGGAGCCGCGCCTTGGCGAGGACGTTGTAGATCACGCCGGTGATCGGGATGCCCAGCGTCTGCTCGACGTAGTAGGCGTAGATGGTGATCTGGAAGTCCGTCCAAAGCCGCTCCAGGTAATCAGCGTCGATCTGCGCGGCGGTCTTGTGCTCCAGGATGTAATTGCTGTCGCCGATCCGCACGATGCCGTCTACCTTGCCGGCCAGCAGGAAGCTGCGCGAGGCCGCCCCGGTTTTCGGGTTGACGATCGGACCCTCGAACGTCTTCTCCAGCGCGATGATGTAGAAATCCTCGCGGGAGTAGCGGGTGGCGTAAGCGGTCATCATGGCGCGAGCCAGGTGCCAATCGCGGCGCACACCGTCGTCCGAGACGCGCGCCGCGCAGCTGCGCTCGAGGTGGTCGAGCACTTGGGCGAGATCGCGCGTCCCGTGCCAAATCAGCAGACATTCGTGGATCAACGAGCCGAAGCTGAGATTGGGATCCTTCTGGAGAGACACCAGGCCGGTCACGTAGCGGTATTCGCAAGCCTTTCGGCAGTTCCGGAACAGTGACCACATGCTGTAGGTGGAAGTCATCAGAGGCGTGCTCATTGCGCACCTCCCGCACTGGCGAAGTAGTTGGGGCCAACGCCGGCGGCCAGCAGGGCCTCGCGGAGCCGCCGGATCCGGCGATAAACTACCGTTCGCCCCTGCCCAGGCAAGCGGCTCAGTTCGCTGGGCGTGTGCCAACACAGCGCCAGCGCCGTCTCGCGCAGTACTTCTGGAAGCGGGGCCAGTGCCCGCTCGAAGTCCAGCCAGAAGTGCTGGCGTTCGGAGAAGGGTGGCGCCGACCCGGAGCTGAGGCATTCCGTGTCAATCTCGGTAACATCACCGGACAGCGACCCATCGCCCAGATGCCGCCGCCGACCGGCCAGGCGATACCGCAAGATTGAGTTGAGTTCCTTATCCATCACCCGCGATGCGAAAGTGCGCACGGACGCGCGGTCCACGTCGAAGCGATCAAAGCGTGTGTAGAAGGTCACCAGCAGTTGGCCGGCGACGTCATCGCAATCGTCGTGAGTGAGCCCACAACGACCAACCGCGCCGAGCGCCTTCTGCCGCGCAACGTCACGCACGGTGGGAAACGCCTCTTCGAATGCGAGGTTATGCATGTTCGCCTCCCACCTGGCGCGCAGCCCGCCCGGGGAGTTCGATTTCCATGGTGAAGGGCAGACCGTGCCGCACCACCAGCACGCGGATCTCGCCATCCTCAACGTCGCGCGTGTACTCGAACAGCTCGGCGACCTCGCGCTTCAATTCGAAGTCTGAGCCGGATGTGCCTCGCGGTTCCTGGCGATCGACGCCGAACTTCAGGTCCCGCACGACCGTGGGCCACGGATTGAGCACAGGTTCGCCGGCGCGAATTCGCAGAAACTCGATCTGCCCGAAGCCGAGCGTGCGAATTGCGTCGAGAAGCGCGCGCTCCGACGCCAGCAGGTCTTTGGTGGAGGTGGGTTTACCGCGCATCATCGCGCCACCTCCAGGGCGTCACCGCCGCCCTGACGGCTCACCAGCCAATCCTTCACGTCGGAAGGGGCATACCGGATCATCTGCCCAATCCGATGGAACCGAGGCCCTTTGCCTTCAGTCCGCCAGGTTCGGAGCGTGCCGAGAGAGACCTGGAGTCTTTCGGCCAGTTCCTTCTCTTCGAGTAGTGTTTCTAGGGGTTTGTCGCTCATTTCGCCTGTCCCTCACGCTTTGTGCGTGTTTGGTACAAGACGATCTTGAATCCTCACCCCGTGGGCGATTCAACAAGGGCGACGTGGGCGAACTGTGGGCGATCAGCGCGTCGGTTTGACGATCCCTCGGCGGAGCAGAGCCTCGATGCGGGCAGACTTTTTCGATTTCCTTGGCAGCTCGTCGCGGACCCATTTGTAAAGGTCAGTAGGATCCACTTCTGCCTCGTCCGCGACCTTCGTTTTCGGGATGTCATACTTCTGGCAGAAAGCGTTCAGCACGCGTTCCCGGTCGGTCGGCGGCGTAACGGTCTGTTCATCTTCGGAAGACACTGGATCGACCGCAACAAACCGCCCGGCATCGTCCACCACGATCTGGGCTTCAAGCGAAATGAAGCCGATTCCGCGGGCCTGGATCATCTCCTGAACGGCCACATCCCGAAATCGTTCGGTAGGCGCCACCAATAGGAAGGGCCCATCGATCTCGACCAGCAGCCGGCGAACGCCCTCCAGAAAAGCCGTTCGCCGCGCCTGAACCTGCAGGAAGGCGGGCTGGCTCCGCGTGTTGGCGCGGGATGACACTCCAATCGCCCAGACGCCAGGAAAGCGAAGGGCAGGCTGCTGCCAGCGCAGCCCTAGCGCTTGCGCGACGGGTTTGAAGAAGGAGGCAAGGTCGAGTTCGTGGATCAGCGCGTCACTGGTGGTGAGCACCTTGTCCTCGCAAAGCCTGTGTGGGTGTCTGCAGATCGCCGCAAAGGAGCCATTACCGTAATCGACGATGCCGCGAGGGCAATCGGCGTCGCGCGGATTCGGACAGGGATAGCGGTGCCCCAATACGTCGGTGGAGCGAAGATGCGGACGAAGCAGCGAGAACTCGTCGCCACAGTGCACTTCCCACACCGCCGGGATGTCGGTCAGCCCCGGAACCTTTTCAATCGCCCGCCAAAGCTGCGTCAGCTTGCGCATCGGCCGCGCCCTCCTCGGTAATGACGAATCCACGGGCACGCAACCAGTCCTCGATCACCATGGCCTCCTCGCCACGGTTGTACCCGGACTTGTTGCCAGCCTTGATCGTCACGGTTCGAGGCTTCTTCTCGTCATCCAGCTTGATCTTGAACACGGCTTTCCGGATCTGCGCTTCCGCTTCAATGGTTCTCTGGATCAGCGCCAGCGCATGAAACAAACTCTCCGCGCGATGAACCTCAAAATGCTCGAAGGCGCCGCCCCACGAGTATTCGATCTCCCGGAGTTTCACTGTGTCCAACCCAGCGATGTCGCGGCAGTTCAGTGCTGCGCGGCCATCCTCCTTCAGTGGATCGAGCGTGTACTTTTCCGCGAAGACGAATTTGTCCTCGCCGCCGAACACGTGCCGGCCAAACTGAACACGGTATTCGCGGACATCGGCAAAGGTGGATGCATTGATGCGAAGTTCGTTATGGATGGCGTCGTAGATCACCACGTCGGTCTTCTCCGGCCGGAAGAACGTCGACGTCGATCGGGGGCCCTTCCGGCTTGGCTCGCGCTTGCAAGGCTGGCCATGCTCCACGAGGAACCGGACCTCCCCGACAGAATCCTTCCGCATGATCCGGCATCCGACGCCGCGCTTCTTCGCTTGGAAGTAGGCATCAAGCGATGCTTCCAGTTGGGACAGATCCGCCGGCAAATCGTCTACCGCCATGACATCGTCCGGGGCGGCCGCCCGGAAGCTCTCGAAGGACTTTCGCTTCTGGAAGAACTCCTCGTGCTCCTTCCTCTCCAGCGCTTCGGGATTCTTCAGCCAGATCTGCGTGGCCAGATCCAATGCGGTCACTTCGCCGTCTGTTTCGATCTGGTTGGACCCCGCCAGATCCAGCAGTTCATCGAAACGCTCATCCGACCCGATGCTGCCAATCAGGTGGAGCGCTTCCACCAAGTCGCCTGGCATGTCCTCGTCGGGCTGGGCTAGGATACCGCCCAAGGTCGTGGCATCGATTTCCTGGTTGGCGCCGGAGGGAAGGTCAAAGCCCTTCATCTCCAGGAACATCCGGAAAGGTTCGAGCAAGGGGATCAAGTTTGCAGGTTGGATCTTTTTCAGGAGGTCCGGCTGCGCAAAGCTTCTCAGGTTGAATCGAGCCATCTTCAGACACCTCAATAAGTTATGCGGTCCGTCGCGGCAGGTCTGTCACCGTCGATACGCATCTGGCGGGCGGCCTGGAGTACAACCGTTTCAATTCTAGAATGGCGAATACGAGGCGAATACATTCTCACAGCCCAAGCTCTTGGAGTCCGGCCAGATGGCATTCTTGCCAGAGTTCGACCTGTGGAAAACGAATTGCAAGTTTCCCATTGACAGCGATTATAGCATTCGCTATATATAGATCAAGAGTTTTTTGATGGACTCCGAACAGATCAAAACCGTACGAACCCAATTGCGAATGTCGCAGCAAGCTTTTGCGGCGGCCCTCGGCGTCTCCTTCGCTACCGTCAACCGTTGGGAGAACGGGAAAGCCAAGCCTCAGAAGGACCGGATCGACCGGATCAAGGCCCTTCTTCATGGAGAGTCTGCTGAAGTAGAGGCGCAGCTTTTCCTACCAGCAATGCCGGTGCGTCTGGATTTCGAAGGAGACGCGGAGGCCGTCAAGCTCGTTGTGGACGCCCACCGATTGCAGAACGGTCATCTCTTCAATAAGGCTTTCGGGCTGGAACTCTCCCGCGTCGTGCCCTTGCCGCATCAGCGCATCGCCGTCTACGAACAGTTGCTGCCGCAGAATCCGCTCCGGTTTCTGCTGGCCGATGACGCCGGCGCCGGCAAGACGATCATGACCGGCCTCTACATCCGGGAGATGATCAACCGCGGACGACTAAAGCGGGCAATCATCTGCGCGCCCGCCGGGTTGACCTGGAACTGGCGCCGCGAACTCCGGCACTTCTTTGACCTGGAATTCACCATCCTTCGCGGCGCGGACTTTGCCAAAGGCGATCCCCTAACGGAACCCGGCGCGGGCCTGTTCATCATCAGCGTCGACACGGCCGCCACCGATGCGGTGAGGGAGCGGCTGACGGCGGCTACTCTCCCGCGGTTCGACCTAGCGGTTTTCGACGAAGCGCACAAACTGTCATGGGGCGATCCGAACCGCCCGGACAGCAAAACCCGGAGATACCGGCTCGCCGAGGCTCTCAGCCACCGCGCCACCCATCTCCTGCTGCTGACCGCGACACCTCACATGGGTAAGCGGTTTCCGTACTACGCCCTTTGGCGCCTCCTGGACCCGCAAGTTCTTTCCACTCAGGACGCCTTCGATGCCTTGGTTCCCGAGAAGCGCACCAAGTACTTCATCCGGCGGCTCAAAGAGGAAATGGTCGACTACCACGGGCAGCCGATCTACAAACCCCGTCTCTGTCAGACCATCACCTTCCGCCTGTCCTCTGCTGAGAATCGGTTCTACGATGCGGCCACCGACTACCTGAAGTGGAGCTACGAGAACAACCGGACCAGCAACAAGAACGCGGCCGCAATGGTTGTGGCGGTCCTCCAGCGCCGGTTGGCCAGCTCCACCTACGCCATGCTGGAATCCCTCAAGCGGAGACGGCAGCGGATCACAGAGAATGTTCCCGCGTCCGGTCCAGTGCAGGTTTCCCTTGACCGCATCACCTCCTATTTCGACACCAGCACGGCGGACGAGTACGAACAAGATGGCGACGGCTACGAAACGGAAGAAGCGGTCGAGAGCCAGGCACTTTCCCTGGCGCGCCCGGCAAATGCCGCACAGCTTCGAAAAGAACTCGAATATATCGACCATGTAATGGCACTCGGCGACCAGGTCCGCGAATTGCAGCAGGAGACCAAATTCCTGAAGCTGCGCGAACTGATCGAGTCCTCTGAGTTCCGAAATCAGCAATTGCTGATCTTCACGGAGCATCGGGACACTCTCGAGTACCTGCGTCAACGCTTCGAAGCGCTCGGATACACGGGGCAGCTCTCGTACATCCACGGCGGCTTGGACGTCGAAGAGCGCGAGAAGCAGCGCATCTTCTTTATGCCCGCCGAAGTCCGGCGCGAGCAAGGCATCAAAAACCCGGATGCACCATCCGCACGATTCATGCTGGCGACCGACGCCGCCGGCGAGGGCATCAACCTTCAGTTCGCCTGGATCATGGTGAACTTTGACATTCCGTGGAACCCGGCCCGGCTCGAACAGCGCATGGGCCGCCTCCACCGCTTTGGCCAGCGTCACGCCGAAGTCCGGATCTTCAATATGGTGGCCGAGGGCACGCGCGAGGGCGACGTGCTGGCGACGCTGCTCAGTAAACTCGACGAAGCGCGGAAAGACCTGTGCAGTGACAAGGTCTTCGATGTGATCGGGCAGCAGCTGGAAGAAGTCTCGCTCCGCGACCTCATGAGGGACGCGCTGTTCGAAACCGCGCCCTACTCGGCGCAAAAGAAGTTCGACTCGCTTTTCGCCACGCAGCGGCTTCGAGTGGCAGTCGAAGAACAACGCAAGACCGCCTCCACGTATGGCGATGTCGCCAGGCGGCTCGGCCAATTGAACAGCGAAATCGAAATCGAGCGCTTCAACCGCTTGCTGCCGGCCTATATCCAGAACTTCATCGACAAGGCGGGGCCCCGTCTCGGAATACAGAT encodes the following:
- a CDS encoding ERCC4 domain-containing protein, with the protein product MSRSDDGLVPIVVDTREQEPYGFDAGRVRVIRHALPAGDYSLAGMESIVAVERKSLPDFVSTVIHSRTRFYRELSRLGAYRAAAVVVEGNLMDVLSGHYRGGAHPNSLLGSIAAITVDFGVPVFFCSNRQAAARFVEAYLRRIHMRGSA
- a CDS encoding DUF669 domain-containing protein: MTRRGSIDLSQFDEEFRNEQADERDDFESVPDGKYQVNVEKVELVEAQSTGNPMLRWMLRIIAPRHGNRILWRNSVITHNTLKYVKTDLHICGLDLDRLSELQKNLGKLLDVKLEVTKKTKGDNENIFFNRRITTQTAMKPVKGLAGDDGVPF
- a CDS encoding helix-turn-helix domain-containing protein, producing the protein MSDKPLETLLEEKELAERLQVSLGTLRTWRTEGKGPRFHRIGQMIRYAPSDVKDWLVSRQGGGDALEVAR
- a CDS encoding RNA polymerase sigma factor, whose product is MHNLAFEEAFPTVRDVARQKALGAVGRCGLTHDDCDDVAGQLLVTFYTRFDRFDVDRASVRTFASRVMDKELNSILRYRLAGRRRHLGDGSLSGDVTEIDTECLSSGSAPPFSERQHFWLDFERALAPLPEVLRETALALCWHTPSELSRLPGQGRTVVYRRIRRLREALLAAGVGPNYFASAGGAQ
- a CDS encoding helicase-related protein; translated protein: MDSEQIKTVRTQLRMSQQAFAAALGVSFATVNRWENGKAKPQKDRIDRIKALLHGESAEVEAQLFLPAMPVRLDFEGDAEAVKLVVDAHRLQNGHLFNKAFGLELSRVVPLPHQRIAVYEQLLPQNPLRFLLADDAGAGKTIMTGLYIREMINRGRLKRAIICAPAGLTWNWRRELRHFFDLEFTILRGADFAKGDPLTEPGAGLFIISVDTAATDAVRERLTAATLPRFDLAVFDEAHKLSWGDPNRPDSKTRRYRLAEALSHRATHLLLLTATPHMGKRFPYYALWRLLDPQVLSTQDAFDALVPEKRTKYFIRRLKEEMVDYHGQPIYKPRLCQTITFRLSSAENRFYDAATDYLKWSYENNRTSNKNAAAMVVAVLQRRLASSTYAMLESLKRRRQRITENVPASGPVQVSLDRITSYFDTSTADEYEQDGDGYETEEAVESQALSLARPANAAQLRKELEYIDHVMALGDQVRELQQETKFLKLRELIESSEFRNQQLLIFTEHRDTLEYLRQRFEALGYTGQLSYIHGGLDVEEREKQRIFFMPAEVRREQGIKNPDAPSARFMLATDAAGEGINLQFAWIMVNFDIPWNPARLEQRMGRLHRFGQRHAEVRIFNMVAEGTREGDVLATLLSKLDEARKDLCSDKVFDVIGQQLEEVSLRDLMRDALFETAPYSAQKKFDSLFATQRLRVAVEEQRKTASTYGDVARRLGQLNSEIEIERFNRLLPAYIQNFIDKAGPRLGIQIEGDVTESARFAPSGPDGTWLRNLSPRFPNGLPEFLTVRRDSVIPGIDASRVCFLRPGDIIFDALCDQAIVKFQGDVQRGVVFCDPAADRPYFFGVYVCQLGESTMGDGRTAKTSGFDRRLIGIRWDEAGEFSSGAPNHLLALQPAPKSLLWKAGNLLLNPEESAARADSYARMLAETTYLQQLRAALRAQSEGLMDDLLRGFDYQGGALAEKRSDLARRIRLGEEDLAGDLEEVKKQQALLDAEKAEALLYEQRRPDLVDVVKLERIALAIVVPDPTPEAREAYDKDIEAIAMRIARNFEIDHYQARVFDVSSPHLARGYDLESHRANGDKVVIEVKGRAGRGQVQLTDNEWPTAANVRDKYWLYVVVDCATDPKLFRVRDPIRLAFKTKQSFSINIGEVIREAEPE
- a CDS encoding PD-(D/E)XK nuclease family protein → MSTPLMTSTYSMWSLFRNCRKACEYRYVTGLVSLQKDPNLSFGSLIHECLLIWHGTRDLAQVLDHLERSCAARVSDDGVRRDWHLARAMMTAYATRYSREDFYIIALEKTFEGPIVNPKTGAASRSFLLAGKVDGIVRIGDSNYILEHKTAAQIDADYLERLWTDFQITIYAYYVEQTLGIPITGVIYNVLAKARLQQSRGETEDEYQTRRSELIAKSKSGTSTAKRKMPESDEEFQARLAEKYADPEMFHRETLYLSRERFDILREELWQLTQEFLRARNHKVFYQNTSFCFHHNRPCAYFAICRSNGNPNVIDNFFEIAAPHEELREAEPAF
- a CDS encoding ATP-binding protein — protein: MLPTAKTPPKTGLSDLTVLVYGQTKIGKTTLCSQAEGALFLATEPGLNALDVFQAPILSWDDLLIACAEIVEGKHPFKTVIIDTIDNAYKFCTDYILKKFKIEHESDLGYGKGYAIVNNEFQRVLTKLAFLPYGLFLISHAKEVEMDSRTGKYVRVVPTLPDKARKIVLGMADMVLFCDLEPTTGEDGSQILRRVIRTKPSLYHEAGDRTGRLPETIDLDFAKFYEAYGAAPAVNNPKPAPTKPAAAATK